From the genome of Spirochaetae bacterium HGW-Spirochaetae-1, one region includes:
- a CDS encoding response regulator, with protein sequence MSATGVPMKRILIIDDDEDIRTILQEVISLSGYEALTAEDGTEGIDMQRNKPFDLIITDIIMSGKEGIETILELKKEYADLKIIAMSGGGRISGADYLTVAGRIGADGTMAKPFNNKDLMALIKKIIGE encoded by the coding sequence ATGTCCGCCACAGGAGTCCCTATGAAAAGAATACTCATCATCGATGATGATGAAGATATCCGCACCATTCTGCAGGAAGTAATATCCCTTTCGGGATATGAAGCCCTGACCGCTGAGGATGGTACTGAGGGAATAGATATGCAGAGGAACAAACCCTTTGATCTTATCATAACCGATATTATCATGAGCGGCAAGGAAGGAATCGAAACTATCCTGGAGCTGAAAAAAGAATACGCTGACCTGAAGATAATAGCCATGTCCGGAGGGGGGCGCATTTCGGGAGCGGACTATCTGACCGTTGCCGGCAGAATAGGTGCTGATGGAACCATGGCGAAACCCTTCAACAACAAGGACCTCATGGCCCTCATAAAAAAAATTATAGGCGAGTAA